A window of Lysobacter terrestris contains these coding sequences:
- a CDS encoding glutamate--cysteine ligase: protein MSSPSNVAESPVTDRRELVEYIASGSKPRADWRIGTEHEKFGFRLDDLRPPTFDGDRGIEALLTGLTRFGWTPVQEHGRTIALTRDAASVTLEPAGQLELSGAPLENIHETCRETNQHLDEVKAVAQELQLGFLGMGFQPKWRRDEMPWMPKGRYKIMRDYMPKRGDLGLDMMTRTCTVQVNLDFSNEADMVKKFRVSLALQPIATALFADSPFTEGKPNGYLSYRSHIWTDTDPDRTGMLDFVFEDGFGFERYVDYLLDVPMYFSYRNGADGNKQYIDASGKSFRKFLRGELDVLPGALPTLRDWSDHMTTAFPEVRLKKYLEMRGADAGPWSRLCALPAFWVGLLYDDAALDAAWDLVKDFSLAERNALRDGVPRHALKLPFRGGTVRDLALEALKIAVAGLQRRARLNRHGADESRFLEPLIEFTDANETPAERKLALFHGEWGGNIDHVFREFAY from the coding sequence ATGTCGAGCCCGAGCAACGTCGCCGAGTCCCCGGTCACCGATCGCCGCGAGCTGGTCGAATACATCGCCAGCGGCAGCAAGCCGCGCGCGGATTGGCGCATCGGTACCGAACACGAGAAGTTCGGCTTCCGCCTCGACGACCTGCGTCCGCCGACCTTCGACGGCGACCGTGGCATCGAGGCGCTGCTTACCGGCCTCACCCGCTTCGGCTGGACGCCGGTGCAGGAGCACGGCCGCACCATCGCCCTGACCCGCGACGCGGCCTCGGTGACGCTGGAGCCGGCCGGCCAGCTCGAACTCTCCGGCGCGCCGCTGGAAAACATCCACGAGACCTGCCGCGAGACCAACCAGCACCTCGACGAGGTCAAGGCGGTCGCGCAGGAACTGCAGCTGGGTTTCCTCGGCATGGGCTTCCAGCCGAAGTGGCGCCGCGACGAGATGCCGTGGATGCCCAAGGGCCGCTACAAGATCATGCGCGACTACATGCCCAAGCGCGGCGACCTCGGCCTGGACATGATGACGCGCACCTGCACGGTGCAGGTCAACCTCGACTTCAGCAATGAAGCCGACATGGTGAAGAAGTTCCGCGTGTCGCTGGCGCTGCAGCCGATCGCCACCGCGTTGTTCGCCGATTCGCCGTTCACCGAAGGCAAGCCCAACGGCTACCTCTCCTACCGCTCGCATATCTGGACCGACACCGATCCGGACCGCACCGGCATGCTCGACTTCGTGTTCGAGGACGGCTTCGGCTTCGAGCGCTACGTCGATTACCTGCTCGACGTGCCGATGTACTTCTCTTATCGCAACGGCGCGGACGGTAACAAGCAATACATCGATGCGAGCGGCAAGTCGTTCCGCAAGTTCCTGCGCGGTGAGCTGGACGTGCTGCCCGGCGCGCTGCCGACCCTGCGCGACTGGTCCGACCACATGACCACCGCGTTCCCGGAAGTGCGGCTGAAGAAGTACCTGGAAATGCGCGGCGCCGACGCCGGCCCGTGGAGCCGCCTGTGCGCGTTGCCGGCGTTCTGGGTCGGCCTGCTCTACGACGACGCGGCGCTGGACGCGGCCTGGGACCTGGTCAAGGACTTCAGCCTGGCCGAGCGCAATGCCCTGCGCGACGGCGTGCCGAGGCACGCGCTGAAGCTGCCGTTCCGCGGCGGCACGGTGCGCGACCTGGCGCTGGAAGCGCTGAAGATCGCCGTCGCCGGCCTTCAGCGCCGCGCGCGCCTCAACCGCCACGGCGCCGACGAGAGTCGTTTCCTCGAGCCGCTGATCGAATTCACCGACGCCAACGAGACCCCGGCCGAGCGCAAGCTCGCGCTGTTCCATGGCGAGTGGGGCGGCAACATCGATCACGTGTTCCGCGAGTTCGCGTACTGA
- a CDS encoding peptide ABC transporter substrate-binding protein, whose product MTRLPALLLWLCSSIASASTLQQLERGNGPEPATLDAHRCQEVACGNVLRDLYEGLVTEDARGRLVPGMARSWSVSRDGRVWTFALREDLRWSNGQALDAGQVVASFRRAFAPATAAPFGELFDALHNARAVQAGTLPPTALGVAAPDPRTVVFTFDRSAPVPALLTLPIAFPVYLPGVERYGAQHTRPGQLVSNGAYRLAAWTPQANLVVARNPQFHGVRDVAIERVRFHVTEDAAAELQRFAAGDLHLTEVVPPQPLDTLQRRFGAQLRIAPYMGAFWLGMNLAQPPLRDAPQLRRALALAVDRDKLTRYITGFGEQPAYGIVPPGMSGYTPAAAPWSTWTQAQREAQARALYRAAGYSQKHPLVIELRYNTSTPHRRMALAVAAMWREVLGAQVRLRNEEWKVFVGNRKQRVITQVFRGGWIGDVPDARNFLAAFGSDGPLNWTGYDDAGFRARLAKADAAPTEVARNAWLRAAEQRVLNADAVVPLYFYTSKHLVDARVHGFDANALDRHASRWLRLQP is encoded by the coding sequence ATGACGCGATTGCCCGCCCTGCTGCTGTGGCTGTGTTCCAGCATTGCGTCCGCCTCGACCCTGCAGCAGTTGGAACGCGGCAACGGCCCGGAACCGGCGACCCTCGACGCGCACCGCTGCCAGGAAGTCGCCTGCGGCAACGTGTTGCGTGACCTGTACGAAGGGCTGGTGACCGAGGACGCGCGGGGCCGCCTGGTGCCGGGCATGGCCCGCAGCTGGTCGGTATCGCGCGATGGCCGGGTGTGGACCTTCGCCCTGCGCGAGGACCTGCGCTGGAGCAACGGCCAAGCGCTAGACGCCGGCCAGGTGGTGGCAAGTTTCCGCCGCGCCTTCGCGCCGGCGACGGCGGCGCCGTTCGGCGAACTGTTCGACGCGCTCCACAACGCGCGCGCGGTGCAGGCCGGCACGCTGCCGCCGACGGCGCTGGGCGTGGCCGCGCCGGATCCTCGCACGGTGGTGTTCACCTTCGATCGCAGTGCGCCGGTGCCGGCCCTGCTGACGCTGCCGATTGCCTTCCCGGTGTACCTGCCCGGCGTCGAGCGCTACGGCGCGCAGCACACCCGGCCCGGGCAACTGGTGTCGAACGGCGCCTACCGGCTGGCGGCGTGGACGCCGCAGGCGAACCTGGTGGTCGCACGCAACCCGCAGTTCCACGGTGTCCGCGACGTCGCCATCGAACGCGTGCGCTTCCACGTCACCGAGGACGCCGCCGCCGAACTGCAACGCTTTGCCGCCGGCGACCTGCACCTGACCGAAGTGGTGCCGCCGCAGCCGCTGGACACATTGCAACGGCGCTTCGGCGCGCAGCTGCGCATCGCGCCGTACATGGGCGCGTTCTGGCTGGGCATGAACCTCGCCCAGCCGCCGCTGCGCGATGCCCCGCAGTTGCGCCGCGCGCTCGCGCTGGCGGTGGACCGCGACAAGCTCACCCGCTACATCACCGGCTTCGGCGAACAACCCGCCTACGGCATCGTGCCGCCGGGCATGTCGGGCTACACGCCGGCCGCGGCGCCCTGGTCCACGTGGACCCAGGCGCAACGCGAGGCGCAGGCGCGCGCGCTGTATCGCGCCGCAGGCTATTCGCAGAAGCATCCGCTGGTGATCGAGCTGCGCTACAACACCTCCACCCCGCACCGGCGCATGGCGCTGGCGGTGGCGGCGATGTGGCGCGAGGTGCTGGGCGCGCAGGTGCGGCTGCGCAACGAGGAGTGGAAGGTGTTCGTCGGCAACCGCAAGCAGCGCGTGATCACCCAGGTGTTCCGCGGCGGCTGGATCGGCGACGTGCCCGACGCGCGCAACTTCCTCGCCGCGTTCGGCAGCGACGGCCCGCTCAACTGGACCGGCTACGACGACGCCGGCTTCCGCGCACGCCTGGCCAAGGCGGATGCGGCGCCAACGGAGGTGGCGCGCAATGCCTGGCTGCGTGCCGCCGAGCAGCGCGTGTTGAACGCCGATGCGGTGGTGCCGCTGTACTTCTACACGTCCAAGCACCTGGTGGATGCGCGCGTGCATGGTTTTGATGCGAACGCCCTCGACCGCCATGCTTCACGCTGGCTGCGATTGCAGCCATGA
- a CDS encoding VIT1/CCC1 transporter family protein — translation MRRWHAEDHRTDRSGWLRAAVLGANDGIVSVAGLVVGVAASGATPTAVLVSGMAGMVAGAMSMAAGEYVSVQSQADVEHADLEKERRELAEEPASELFELTGIYVRRGLTPELAREVAEQLTAHDALAAHARDELGITDTLRARPLQAALASAAAFVAGALLPIAAVLLAPAARLQPTIVATTLVALAGSGALAAWIGGASPWRGALRVGFWGALAMGAAGLIGRFFHVQV, via the coding sequence ATGCGCCGCTGGCATGCAGAAGACCACCGCACCGACCGCTCCGGCTGGTTGCGCGCCGCCGTGCTCGGTGCCAACGACGGCATCGTGTCCGTGGCCGGGCTCGTCGTCGGCGTCGCCGCATCCGGAGCCACGCCGACGGCGGTCCTGGTCAGCGGCATGGCCGGCATGGTCGCCGGCGCGATGTCGATGGCGGCGGGGGAATACGTTTCAGTGCAGTCGCAGGCCGACGTCGAACATGCAGACCTGGAGAAGGAACGACGCGAACTGGCCGAGGAGCCCGCCAGCGAGCTGTTCGAACTCACCGGCATCTACGTCCGCCGCGGCCTGACGCCGGAACTCGCCCGCGAAGTTGCCGAGCAACTCACCGCTCACGACGCCCTGGCGGCGCACGCGCGCGACGAACTCGGCATCACCGATACCTTGCGCGCGCGTCCATTGCAGGCTGCGCTGGCTTCAGCGGCCGCATTCGTCGCCGGTGCCTTGCTGCCGATTGCCGCGGTGCTGCTGGCGCCCGCTGCCCGCCTGCAGCCCACGATAGTCGCGACCACGCTCGTGGCGTTGGCGGGCTCCGGCGCACTGGCCGCCTGGATCGGCGGCGCGTCGCCTTGGCGGGGCGCACTGCGGGTGGGCTTCTGGGGCGCGCTGGCGATGGGCGCGGCCGGCCTGATCGGCCGCTTCTTCCATGTACAGGTCTAG